One genomic region from Jiangella sp. DSM 45060 encodes:
- a CDS encoding TadE family protein produces MSAQAARRERGSATVELAVVGPGLLMIIALLVLGGRVTIAGGSVEHAAAEAARTASIARTETDALVQGRNAAEASLQRQDLRCVGGPSVQIDTSQFSRPPGEPATVSATVTCRVQLSDLAIPGLPGSREITETVESPLDTYRMRR; encoded by the coding sequence ATGTCCGCGCAGGCAGCACGCAGGGAGCGCGGCTCCGCCACCGTCGAGCTGGCGGTGGTCGGGCCCGGCCTGCTGATGATCATCGCGCTGCTGGTGCTGGGCGGCCGGGTCACCATCGCGGGTGGCTCGGTCGAGCACGCCGCCGCCGAGGCCGCACGCACCGCGTCCATCGCCCGCACCGAGACCGACGCGCTGGTGCAGGGCCGCAACGCCGCCGAGGCGTCGCTGCAGCGGCAGGACCTCCGCTGTGTCGGCGGGCCGTCGGTCCAGATCGACACCAGCCAGTTCAGCCGCCCGCCGGGCGAGCCGGCCACGGTGTCGGCCACCGTCACCTGCCGCGTCCAGCTGTCCGATCTCGCCATCCCCGGCCTGCCCGGCTCGCGGGAGATCACCGAGACGGTCGAGAGCCCGCTCGACACCTACAGGATGCGCCGATGA
- a CDS encoding N-acetylmuramoyl-L-alanine amidase: MTSLRYQLGDTGPAIAEIRSKLTQLGLLDDTAPGPSTFDEDVAQAVRQFQQERGLTATGIVDATTYRVLDEARWRLGDRLLSYVVGNPQAGDDVIALQRRLSELGFDVGRVDGVFGSRTGDALREFQRNIGLPADGTCGPSTFKALGRLAPIVTGGRPESLRAVEALRQAGKRLPGKVVVIDPGHGGPDRGHRANGLDEAAVVEDLAARIEGRLTATGVQTYLTRGPGADASPSEAERAAFANDSGANLLISLHVDSHPNPDAAGVATYFYGSREPGTASAIGEQFAGLVQREIVARTDLVDCRAHPKTWDLLRHTRMAAVRVELGYITNDGDAARLADPDFRDVVAEAIVVAIQRVYLPSGEDAATGALRFHDLATG, from the coding sequence ATGACCTCGCTTCGCTACCAGTTGGGCGACACCGGTCCGGCGATCGCAGAGATCCGCTCCAAGCTCACGCAGCTCGGACTCCTCGACGACACCGCGCCCGGCCCCAGCACCTTCGACGAGGACGTCGCCCAGGCCGTACGCCAGTTCCAGCAGGAGCGCGGCCTCACGGCCACCGGCATCGTCGACGCCACGACGTACCGGGTGCTCGACGAAGCGCGCTGGCGGCTCGGCGACCGACTGCTGTCCTACGTGGTGGGCAACCCGCAGGCCGGCGACGACGTCATCGCGCTGCAGCGGCGGCTGTCCGAGCTGGGCTTCGACGTCGGCCGCGTCGACGGCGTGTTCGGCTCGCGCACCGGCGACGCCCTGCGCGAGTTCCAGCGCAACATCGGCCTGCCCGCCGACGGCACCTGCGGCCCCAGCACGTTCAAGGCGCTCGGCCGGCTGGCGCCCATCGTCACCGGCGGGCGGCCCGAGAGCCTGCGCGCGGTCGAGGCGCTGCGTCAGGCCGGCAAGCGGCTGCCGGGCAAGGTCGTCGTCATCGACCCTGGTCACGGCGGTCCCGACCGCGGCCACCGCGCCAACGGTCTCGACGAGGCCGCCGTCGTCGAGGACCTCGCCGCCCGCATCGAGGGCCGGCTGACGGCCACCGGCGTCCAGACGTACCTCACCAGGGGCCCGGGCGCCGACGCGTCGCCGTCCGAGGCCGAGCGGGCGGCGTTCGCCAACGACTCCGGCGCCAACCTGCTGATCTCGCTGCACGTCGACTCGCACCCCAACCCCGACGCCGCGGGCGTCGCCACCTACTTCTACGGCAGCCGCGAGCCCGGCACCGCCAGCGCCATCGGCGAGCAGTTCGCCGGCCTGGTGCAGCGCGAGATCGTCGCCCGAACCGACCTCGTCGACTGCCGCGCGCACCCGAAGACGTGGGACCTGCTGCGGCACACCCGCATGGCCGCGGTCCGGGTCGAGCTCGGCTACATCACCAACGACGGCGACGCCGCCCGGCTGGCCGATCCCGACTTCCGCGACGTCGTGGCCGAGGCCATCGTGGTCGCCATCCAGCGCGTCTACCTGCCGTCGGGCGAGGACGCCGCCACCGGCGCGCTGCGGTTCCACGACCTCGCCACGGGATGA
- a CDS encoding LysM peptidoglycan-binding domain-containing protein — protein MPRTHRTARPRRTTASVLRGLGALVVIVAVLVGIPLALIAVAGNPFPGSVPSWDDVTSALTEPDDGSLFLQALVVIGWLGWLTFAAGLLVEIPAALSGRRAPRLPVLRVQQRAAAGLVAAVAAAFVVGPVGVATAAEPVQPPAQQPAPVTTAQTPAASEVATTEAAPEAAAQPETVQRTHTVQRGESLWRIAEQELGDGARWPEIAELNYGVEQPGGRALDNTHWIDPGWQLLLPPEPAPSAVPVADTGATTHVVAEGDTLWGIAEQRLGDGARYPELVEASRDTVQPDGGRLSDPDLIRPGWTITVPGAPGTPPVVGDPVSREPVEPPAPEEPVQPPAPEQPQEEAPAEEAPVEEQPPAEEPVQPPVAEQPDDTELGDSATQAVGDDVDVPIRTTAGVGALLAAGVLAFLAARRRSQQRRREPGERIAMPAGAAAETERELRGVADPMSVEVVDVALRGLAADCAQRGVSLPPLRIARLTSEQFELYLADEAVLPPPFVATEQAHVWLLPAAAGRAFDAAALRDVPAPYPSLVTVGHGPEDGHLLLDLERLGTLAVVGDREPSREVMAALAVELATSPWADDLQVTLVGTCPELASGLDTGRIRYLPSVGSLLTELSTRARHDRVAMAESGAYSLDDARARGVAVAAWTPEIVLLGEPLGPDQDAQLAELVQSLPRVAVAAVTSGHGAVGQWSLELAAGEPDTAVLQPVGVDVQPQRLDQHQYRQILELLGVTTQPARPWIDSGGRPADEPEPGDVGPGLLDSLEADFDRPAAPDPAPSPVADEPPMTPVAATPAPPPVPGDGPTILLLGPVEVDDAEGPVEQSKYRQLTEIAAFIALHPGLGHAALDDAMWPGSRVTQNTRNTAISKLRRWFGRDAHGDDYLPRVDTGYRFHPGVTTDWDEWRSLVGDDPALAGTQQLVAALELVRGQPFTGVNPRRYGWAEHLKQEMIAAIVDTAHELAQRALRGGDAHLARKASTIGLQVEPGMELLWRDRIKAEHLAGNRPGIDDAIARMTAISADLGDDLEVATVRLIAELTSPAPEHTGVPERL, from the coding sequence GTGCCTCGAACCCATCGAACCGCCCGCCCCCGGCGCACGACCGCATCGGTCCTGCGTGGTCTGGGAGCGCTGGTCGTCATCGTCGCGGTCCTGGTCGGCATCCCGCTCGCACTGATCGCCGTCGCCGGCAACCCCTTCCCCGGCTCCGTGCCCAGCTGGGACGACGTCACGTCGGCGCTCACCGAGCCCGACGACGGGTCGCTGTTCCTGCAGGCGCTGGTCGTCATCGGCTGGCTGGGCTGGCTGACGTTCGCCGCCGGCCTGCTGGTCGAGATCCCGGCCGCGCTGAGCGGCCGCAGGGCGCCCCGGCTTCCCGTCCTGCGGGTGCAGCAGCGCGCCGCCGCGGGCCTGGTCGCCGCCGTGGCCGCCGCGTTCGTCGTCGGGCCGGTCGGTGTGGCTACGGCCGCCGAGCCGGTGCAGCCCCCCGCGCAGCAACCGGCCCCGGTCACGACGGCGCAGACGCCGGCCGCGTCCGAGGTGGCGACGACCGAGGCGGCCCCCGAGGCGGCCGCCCAGCCCGAGACGGTGCAGCGCACGCACACCGTCCAGCGTGGCGAGTCGCTGTGGCGCATCGCCGAGCAGGAACTGGGCGACGGCGCGCGCTGGCCGGAGATCGCCGAGCTCAACTACGGCGTCGAGCAGCCAGGCGGCCGTGCGCTCGACAACACGCACTGGATCGACCCCGGCTGGCAGCTGCTGCTGCCGCCCGAGCCCGCGCCGTCGGCCGTCCCAGTCGCCGACACCGGCGCCACCACGCACGTCGTGGCCGAAGGCGACACCCTGTGGGGCATCGCCGAGCAGCGGCTGGGCGACGGCGCACGGTATCCCGAGCTGGTCGAGGCCTCTCGCGACACCGTCCAGCCCGACGGCGGCAGGCTCAGCGACCCCGACCTCATCCGGCCGGGCTGGACCATCACCGTCCCGGGCGCACCGGGCACGCCGCCGGTGGTCGGCGACCCGGTGTCGCGCGAGCCGGTCGAGCCGCCGGCCCCGGAAGAGCCGGTGCAGCCGCCCGCTCCGGAGCAGCCCCAGGAGGAGGCGCCGGCCGAGGAGGCACCCGTCGAGGAGCAGCCGCCGGCCGAGGAGCCCGTGCAGCCGCCGGTCGCCGAGCAGCCCGACGACACCGAGCTGGGCGACTCCGCGACCCAGGCCGTCGGCGACGACGTCGACGTGCCCATCCGCACCACGGCCGGCGTCGGCGCCCTGCTGGCCGCCGGCGTGCTGGCCTTCCTCGCCGCCCGGCGCCGGTCCCAGCAGCGACGACGCGAGCCCGGCGAGCGCATCGCCATGCCCGCCGGCGCGGCCGCCGAGACCGAGCGCGAGCTGCGCGGCGTCGCCGACCCGATGAGCGTCGAGGTGGTCGACGTCGCGCTGCGCGGGCTGGCCGCCGACTGCGCCCAGCGCGGGGTGTCGCTGCCCCCGCTGCGCATCGCGCGGCTCACGTCCGAGCAGTTCGAGCTGTACCTCGCCGACGAAGCCGTGCTGCCGCCACCGTTCGTCGCGACCGAGCAGGCGCACGTGTGGCTGCTGCCGGCCGCCGCCGGGCGCGCGTTCGACGCCGCCGCGCTGCGCGACGTGCCGGCGCCGTACCCGAGCCTGGTCACCGTCGGGCACGGCCCCGAGGACGGCCACCTGCTGCTCGACCTCGAGCGGCTCGGCACCCTCGCCGTCGTCGGCGACCGCGAGCCGTCCCGCGAGGTCATGGCCGCGCTCGCCGTCGAGCTGGCCACCAGCCCGTGGGCCGACGACCTCCAGGTCACGCTGGTCGGCACCTGCCCCGAGCTGGCCAGTGGCCTCGACACCGGCCGCATCCGCTACCTGCCGTCGGTCGGCAGCCTGCTCACCGAGCTGAGCACGCGGGCCCGGCACGACCGCGTGGCCATGGCCGAGTCCGGCGCCTACTCGCTCGACGACGCGCGCGCCCGCGGCGTTGCCGTCGCGGCGTGGACGCCCGAGATCGTGCTGCTCGGCGAGCCGCTCGGGCCCGACCAGGACGCCCAACTGGCCGAGCTCGTGCAGTCGCTGCCGCGGGTCGCCGTCGCCGCCGTCACCAGCGGCCACGGCGCCGTGGGGCAGTGGTCGCTGGAACTGGCCGCCGGCGAGCCCGACACCGCCGTTCTGCAGCCGGTGGGCGTCGACGTCCAGCCGCAGCGGCTCGACCAGCACCAGTACCGTCAGATCCTCGAGCTGCTGGGCGTCACCACTCAGCCGGCCCGGCCGTGGATCGACTCCGGTGGCCGCCCGGCCGACGAGCCCGAGCCGGGCGACGTCGGTCCCGGTCTGCTGGACAGCCTCGAGGCCGACTTCGACCGCCCGGCCGCGCCCGATCCGGCGCCCTCGCCGGTGGCGGACGAGCCGCCCATGACGCCCGTTGCAGCGACGCCCGCACCGCCCCCGGTGCCGGGCGACGGGCCCACCATCCTGCTCCTCGGGCCGGTCGAGGTCGACGACGCCGAAGGGCCGGTCGAGCAGTCCAAGTACCGGCAGCTCACCGAGATCGCGGCGTTCATCGCGCTGCACCCCGGCCTCGGGCACGCCGCACTCGACGACGCCATGTGGCCGGGCAGCCGCGTCACCCAGAACACCCGCAACACCGCCATCTCCAAGCTGCGCCGCTGGTTCGGGCGCGACGCCCACGGCGACGACTACCTGCCGCGGGTCGACACCGGCTACCGGTTCCACCCCGGCGTCACCACCGACTGGGACGAATGGCGCTCACTGGTCGGCGACGACCCCGCGCTGGCCGGCACGCAGCAACTGGTCGCGGCGCTCGAGCTGGTCCGCGGCCAGCCGTTCACCGGCGTCAACCCGCGCCGCTACGGCTGGGCCGAGCACCTCAAGCAGGAGATGATCGCCGCCATCGTCGACACCGCGCACGAGCTCGCCCAGCGCGCCCTCCGCGGCGGCGACGCCCACCTCGCCCGCAAGGCGTCGACCATCGGCCTGCAGGTCGAGCCCGGCATGGAGCTGCTCTGGCGCGACCGCATCAAGGCCGAGCACCTGGCCGGCAACCGGCCCGGCATCGACGACGCCATCGCCCGCATGACCGCCATCAGCGCCGACCTCGGCGACGACCTCGAAGTCGCCACCGTCCGGCTGATCGCCGAACTCACCAGCCCCGCGCCGGAACACACCGGCGTGCCGGAACGCCTCTAG